One region of Triticum aestivum cultivar Chinese Spring chromosome 6B, IWGSC CS RefSeq v2.1, whole genome shotgun sequence genomic DNA includes:
- the LOC123135850 gene encoding probable LRR receptor-like serine/threonine-protein kinase At3g47570, with protein MAIAMGVMSLLCSFLAVLTTTMVTASDEAALLAFKAQVSDGDSLASWNSSVGFCNWEGVTCSHRRPERVVELRLDSKTLAGVLSPAIGNLTFLRTLNLSFNSLHGEIPASIDRLRRLQRLDLGHNSFSGTFPMNLTSCISMTIMALPNNKLGGHIPADLGKKLTSLAVISLRDNHFTGFIPTSLANLSHLQYLDLTTNQLVGSIPPELGRFQRMQFFSLVGNNLSGMLPPSLYNWSSVEVFSVGFNMLYGSIPDDIGDKFPKLEYLGLIRNHFSGALPSSLSNMSSLTNLNIGRNRFSGYVPSTLGRLIALQRLHLGENELKANDNKGWEFITSLANCSQLQVLVLANNNFGGQLPGSIVNLSTTLTGLYLMDNRIYGSIPADIGNLIGLEILGIANTSIYGVIPESIGKLENLIELSVYNNSLSGLIPSSLGNLSQLTRLVADHGNLEGTIPASLGKLKNLFLLDLSANYRLNGSIPIEIFKLPSLSWYLDLSYNSLSGPLPNEVGSLANLNHLALSGNQLSGKIPDSIKNCIVLERLSLDNNSFEGSIPRLLANIKGLRVLNLTMNKLSGNIPDAMGNIGNLQELYLAHNHLSGPIPLVLQNLTSLFELDVSFNNLQGEVPNEGVFRNITYLAVVGNVNLCGGTPQLHLAPCSTRHLSKNKRKMPKSIVISLATAGAILFSLLVIFLVWILCKKLKPRQKTLAQHSIVDDHYKRIPYHALLRGTNEFSEANLLGRGSYGAVYKCVLDTEERTLAVKVFNLGQSRYSKSFEAECETMRRIRHRCLIKIITSCSSVNHQGQEFKALVFEFMPNGNLDGWLHPKSQEATTNNTFSLAQRLDIAVDIVDAVEYLHNYCQPLVIHCDLKPSNILLAEDLSARVGDFGISRILQENTSEGMQTSYGSTGLRGSIGYVAPEYGEGSAVSTAGDIYSLGILLLEMFTGRSPTEGTFGDSLGLHKFVEDALPDRTLEIADPTMWLHSGQHNNTTSIRIQELLVSVLSLGISCSKQHPRDRALTRDATTEMHAIRDAYLKFIGEHGAEREASTQEIQSSVA; from the exons ATGGCAATAGCAATGGGGGTCATGAGTTTGCTATGCTCATTTCTAGCCGTCCTGACTACCACCATGGTGACCGCTAGCGACGAGGCCGCGTTGCTTGCTTTCAAAGCGCAGGTTAGCGATGGTGACTCGCTGGCCTCGTGGAACAGCAGCGTTGGCTTCTGCAACTGGGAAGGCGTGACTTGCAGCCATCGGAGACCTGAGAGAGTGGTGGAGCTGAGATTGGACAGCAAGACGCTCGCTGGAGTGCTCTCCCCGGCCATCGGAAACCTCACATTCCTGCGAACGCTCAATCTGAGCTTCAACTCGCTACACGGGGAGATTCCGGCGAGCATCGACCGCCTTCGCCGCTTGCAGAGGCTCGATTTGGGCCACAACTCCTTCTCCGGTACATTCCCTATGAACCTGACCTCCTGCATCAGCATGACCATAATGGCACTGCCCAACAACAAGCTTGGCGGGCACATCCCGGCTGACCTCGGCAAGAAGCTCACGTCCCTGGCAGTGATCTCACTGAGAGACAACCACTTCACAGGGTTCATCCCGACATCTCTGGCCAACCTGTCCCATCTACAATACCTCGATCTCACCACTAATCAGCTTGTGGGCTCAATCCCACCAGAGCTCGGAAGATTCCAGCGCATGCAGTTCTTCAGCCTTGTCGGAAATAACCTCTCTGGTATGCTCCCACCTTCTCTCTACAACTGGTCATCGGTGGAAGTATTTTCAGTAGGGTTTAATATGTTGTACGGAAGCATTCCGGATGATATTGGCGACAAGTTCCCTAAGTTGGAATATCTCGGCTTAATTCGTAATCACTTCAGTGGAGCCCTCCCTTCATCACTGTCCAATATGTCTAGTCTCACGAATCTTAATATTGGGCGAAATAGATTTAGTGGTTATGTGCCTTCCACTTTGGGGAGGCTCATAGCTCTCCAGAGACTGCACTTGGGTGAAAATGAGCTCAAAGCAAATGACAACAAGGGGTGGGAATTCATCACTTCTTTGGCAAACTGCAGCCAACTGCAGGTATTGGTACTCGCAAACAATAATTTTGGAGGACAACTGCCAGGTTCAATTGTGAACCTCTCAACGACTCTCACAGGGTTATACTTAATGGATAATAGGATCTATGGAAGTATCCCTGCAGATATTGGAAATCTGATTGGTCTGGAAATACTTGGAATAGCAAATACTTCCATTTACGGAGTGATTCCAGAGAGCATCGGTAAGCTAGAGAACTTGATCGAGCTATCCGTGTACAATAATAGCTTGTCTGGCCTCATACCATCATCTCTAGGGAACCTTTCGCAGTTGACTAGGCTTGTCGCAGACCATGGAAACTTGGAGGGGACCATTCCAGCAAGCCTGGGGAAGTTGAAAAACCTATTCTTACTTGATTTGTCAGCTAACTACAGACTCAATGGTTCAATACCCATAGAGATTTTCAAATTACCTAGCCTTTCTTGGTATTTGGACCTGTCATACAATTCCCTTTCTGGACCCCTTCCTAATGAAGTTGGTAGTTTGGCAAATCTTAACCACCTGGCTCTATCAGGAAACCAGTTGTCTGGCAAGATACCCGATAGTATTAAGAATTGCATAGTGTTGGAAAGGCTATCATTAGACAACAATTCATTTGAAGGAAGCATACCTCGGTTGCTAGCAAACATAAAGGGGCTCAGAGTATTGAATCTGACCATGAATAAGTTATCTGGTAATATTCCTGATGCCATGGGCAATATTGGAAACCTGCAGGAACTATACCTAGCACATAACCACTTGTCAGGGCCAATCCCACTAGTTCTACAGAATTTGACATCCTTGTTTGAATTGGATGTATCCTTCAACAATTTGCAAGGTGAGGTGCCAAATGAAGGTGTTTTCAGAAACATCACTTACTTAGCAGTTGTTGGGAATGTAAATTTGTGTGGCGGTACACCTCAACTTCATTTGGCTCCATGCTCCACAAGGCACTTAAGCAAGAACAAAAGAAAGATGCCAAAGTCTATTGTAATTTCACTAGCGACAGCTGGAGCAATCTTGTTCTCACTTTTGGTTATTTTTCTTGTTTGGATACTTTGCAAGAAGCTCAAACCAAGACAAAAGACATTAGCACAACATTCAATTGTTGATGACCATTACAAGAGAATCCCGTATCATGCATTATTGAGAGGAACTAACGAGTTTTCAGAAGCCAACTTGCTTGGGAGAGGAAGTTATGGTGCAGTTTATAAGTGTGTTTTGGACACTGAAGAAAGAACATTGGCTGTCAAGGTGTTCAATCTGGGTCAATCAAGATATTCCAAGAGTTTTGAGGCTGAGTGTGAGACTATGAGAAGGATACGACACCGTTGTCTCATTAAGATCATTACTTCTTGTTCGAGCGTTAACCACCAAGGTCAAGAGTTTAAGGCATTGGTTTTTGAGTTCATGCCCAACGGTAACTTGGATGGCTGGCTTCATCCAAAATCTCAAGAAGCCACTACAAACAACACTTTCAGCCTTGCCCAGAGGCTTGATATTGCTGTTGATATTGTGGACGCAGTAGAATATTTGCACAACTACTGTCAGCCATTGGTAATCCACTGTGATCTTAAGCCAAGCAACATTCTTCTTGCTGAAGACCTGAGCGCCCGAGTTGGAGACTTTGGCATATCAAGGATCCTTCAAGAAAATACAAGCGAAGGGATGCAGACTTCATATGGCTCAACTGGACTTAGAGGTTCCATAGGCTATGTTGCTCCAG AGTATGGGGAAGGCTCTGCTGTCTCAACCGCTGGTGATATTTATAGTCTTGGCATACTACTGCTTGAGATGTTTACGGGAAGAAGCCCAACAGAAGGCACGTTCGGAGATTCATTGGGTCTGCATAAGTTTGTCGAGGATGCTCTTCCAGATAGAACCTTGGAGATAGCTGACCCGACAATGTGGTTGCACAGCGGACAACACAATAACACTACAAGCATTAGAATTCAGGAATTATTGGTTTCAGTCTTGAGCCTTGGCATATCCTGCTCAAAGCAACATCCTCGTGACCGAGCACTGACAAGAGATGCAACAACGGAGATGCACGCAATTAGAGATGCATACCTCAAGTTCATAGGGGAGCATGGAGCAGAACGAGAAGCCTCGACTCAAGAAATTCAGAGCAGCGTTGCATAA